The Zalophus californianus isolate mZalCal1 chromosome 8, mZalCal1.pri.v2, whole genome shotgun sequence genome has a segment encoding these proteins:
- the CEP68 gene encoding centrosomal protein of 68 kDa isoform X2, producing the protein MEETRLSASEDLPQTLSVPRAAGLCSGHDADSEDDPSPVESPRALDLSQQPHSSGFPFPPRWRPLGNQAAVAPQFSSCSVSASSPGSSLQGHREKAEPPSCSIAKVSSSLELVVPQSAPSIVGPGPGLQWSPQPPSPGVDAPGLGRRRLSFQAEYWACVLPDSLPPSPDRHSPLWNPNKEYEDLLDYTYPLRPKPQLPKHLDSHILADPVLQDSGVDLDSFSVSPASTLKSPTNGFQNCPSAEASALPFSRPREPSLMRWPSGVPQKQGSVGLASCNQLTSTPRAPGSRDAPWESREPAPRGVKDWLPMGKHLEVGSPQLRTWDRGWPLPRTEREKGASQGVWHPACTESGWKSEEEVESDDEYLALPTRLTQVSSLVSYLGSIPTLVTLPTGAAEGQTSPDVSDSDGPASLPSDSSQSQLPSGAAFRGLRGPEGQNRRLLRSFIQARASAGDGSVGSRQALGVSGPLGTRSSLPAVWDRRACLDPDATGQLPGKGEQGEESLVQCVKTFCCQLEELIRWLHNIADVTDHLIPSKSNLTGLKSSLQLYRQFKKDIDEHQSLTESVLQKGEILLQCLLDNTPVLKDVLGRISKQPSELESHADRLYDAILASLDMLAGCTLIPDKTSMAHKSTDVKGMRLASSQADM; encoded by the exons ATGGAGGAGACCAGGCTTTCTGCCTCAGAGGACCTACCTCAGACTCTTAGCGTTCCACGAGCCGCAGGCCTTTGCTCAGGACATGATGCCGACAGCGAAGATGACCCGTCCCCGGTTGAGTCGCCACGGGCGCTAGACCTCAGCCAGCAGCCCCACAGCTCGGGTTTCCCTTTCCCGCCAAGGTGGAGGCCACTGGGGAACCAGGCCGCCGTTGCTCCTCAGTTCTCCAGCTGCAGcgtctctgcctcctccccggGCAGCAGTCTGCAGGGTCACCGAGAGAAGGCAGAGCCTCCAAGTTGCTCCATTGCCAAGGTCTCCTCCTCCCTGGAACTGGTCGTCCCCCAGTCGGCCCCCTCCATTGTGGGGCCAGGGCCGGGGCTCCAGTGGTCACCACAGCCTCCGTCCCCCGGGGTTGATGCTcctgggctgggcaggaggcGCCTCTCCTTCCAGGCCGAGTACTGGGCCTGTGTGCTACCAGACTCCCTGCCTCCTTCGCCCGACCGCCACTCTCCGCTCTGGAACCCGAATAAAGAGTATGAAGATCTGCTGGACTATACTTACCCACTTAGGCCCAAACCTCAACTCCCAAAGCACCTTGACAGCCATATACTGGCTGACCCTGTCCTGCAGGACTCAGGTGTAGACCTGGATAGCTTTTCTGTTTCCCCAGCAAGTACCCTGAAGTCACCCACTAATGGCTTCCAGAATTGCCCATCAGCGGAGGCCTCCGCCCTGCCATTCTCTAGGCCCAGAGAGCCAAGCCTTATGCGGTGGCCCTCTGGAGTACCCCAGAAGCAGGGCAGCGTTGGTTTGGCATCTTGTAACCAGCTCACATCTacccccagagccccaggcagtAGGGATGCTCCTTGGGAGAGCAGAGAGCCAGCCCCGAGGGGTGTGAAGGACTGGCTCCCCATGGGCAAGCACCTTGAGGTCGGTTCTCCCCAGCTGAGGACCTGGGACAGAGGGTGGCCTTTGcccaggacagagagagagaagggggccagCCAGGGCGTCTGGCACCCTGCCTGCACAGAGTCTGGGTGGAAATCAGAAGAGGAGGTAGAAAGTGATGACGAGTACCTTGCCCTGCCCACTCGGCTGACACAGGTTTCTAGTTTGGTTTCATATCTAGGTTCCATTCCCACCTTGGTGACCCTGCCCACTGGGGCTGCCGAAGGGCAGACCTCCCCGGACGTGTCAGACAGTGATGGGCCAGCTTCCCTCCCATCAGACTCGAGCCAAAGCCAGCTTCCTTCTGGGGCTGCCTTCAGAGGGCTCAGGGGCCCCGAGGGCCAGAACCGCCGTTTGCTGCGCTCCTTCATCCAGGCAAGGGCCTCTGCAGGGGACGGCAGTGTGGGGAGCCGCCAGGCCCTGGGGGTCTCCGGACCGCTGGGAACACGCTCTTCCCTGCCAGCTGTGTGGGACCGGCGCGCATGCTTGGACCCAGATGCCACAGGGCAGCTTCCCgggaagggggagcagggagaagaatcGCTCGTGCAGTGTGTGAAG ACATTCTGCTGTCAGTTGGAAGAGCTGATCCGCTGGCTGCATAACATAGCGGACGTTACAGACCACTTGATTCCATCCAAGTCCAATCTTACAGGTCTCAAGTCTTCTCTGCAGCTTTACCGG CAATTTAAGAAAGATATAGATGAACACCAGTCCCTGACGGAGAGCGTCTTACAGAAAGGGGAGATTCTTCTTCAGTGCCTGTTGGATAACACCCCAG TGTTAAAAGATGTCCTCGGGAGGATCTCGAAGCAGCCCAGTGAGCTGGAGAGCCATGCAGATCGCCTATATGATGCTATCTTAGCTTCTCTGGACATGCTGGCCGGCTGCACCCTCATCCCGGACAAGACGTCCATGGCACACAAGAGTACGGATGTGAAGGGGATGCGCCTA gCATCTTCTCAAGCAGATATGTAA
- the CEP68 gene encoding centrosomal protein of 68 kDa isoform X1 has translation MALGEEKAEVEASVDTKTLSCGRRSCGAQEVDTPGLVGGKQEEPPCLEAQAAAGSASPVWGIEGLSAPAASPSAYDQPQANTTSREPVAGRSKLALGCLPLPAGTGTRDLLHSVGSQMEETRLSASEDLPQTLSVPRAAGLCSGHDADSEDDPSPVESPRALDLSQQPHSSGFPFPPRWRPLGNQAAVAPQFSSCSVSASSPGSSLQGHREKAEPPSCSIAKVSSSLELVVPQSAPSIVGPGPGLQWSPQPPSPGVDAPGLGRRRLSFQAEYWACVLPDSLPPSPDRHSPLWNPNKEYEDLLDYTYPLRPKPQLPKHLDSHILADPVLQDSGVDLDSFSVSPASTLKSPTNGFQNCPSAEASALPFSRPREPSLMRWPSGVPQKQGSVGLASCNQLTSTPRAPGSRDAPWESREPAPRGVKDWLPMGKHLEVGSPQLRTWDRGWPLPRTEREKGASQGVWHPACTESGWKSEEEVESDDEYLALPTRLTQVSSLVSYLGSIPTLVTLPTGAAEGQTSPDVSDSDGPASLPSDSSQSQLPSGAAFRGLRGPEGQNRRLLRSFIQARASAGDGSVGSRQALGVSGPLGTRSSLPAVWDRRACLDPDATGQLPGKGEQGEESLVQCVKTFCCQLEELIRWLHNIADVTDHLIPSKSNLTGLKSSLQLYRQFKKDIDEHQSLTESVLQKGEILLQCLLDNTPVLKDVLGRISKQPSELESHADRLYDAILASLDMLAGCTLIPDKTSMAHKSTDVKGMRLASSQADM, from the exons ATGGccttgggggaagaaaaggcagaggtGGAGGCATCCGTGGACACAAAGACCCTGTCCTGCGGGCGGCGGAGCTGCGGGGCGCAGGAGGTGGACACCCCGGGGCTCGTAGGCGGGAAGCAGGAGGAGCCACCGTGCCTGGAAGCCCAGGCTGCGGCAGGGTCTGCCTCCCCCGTGTGGGGGATAGAGGGGCTGTCTGCCCCTGCCGCCAGCCCCTCTGCATATGACCAGCCCCAGGCCAACACCACCAGCAGGGAGCCAGTAGCTGGTAGATCTAAGCTTGCTCTTGGTtgcctgccccttcctgctgGCACTGGGACTAGAGACCTTTTGCACTCTGTGGGAAGCCAG ATGGAGGAGACCAGGCTTTCTGCCTCAGAGGACCTACCTCAGACTCTTAGCGTTCCACGAGCCGCAGGCCTTTGCTCAGGACATGATGCCGACAGCGAAGATGACCCGTCCCCGGTTGAGTCGCCACGGGCGCTAGACCTCAGCCAGCAGCCCCACAGCTCGGGTTTCCCTTTCCCGCCAAGGTGGAGGCCACTGGGGAACCAGGCCGCCGTTGCTCCTCAGTTCTCCAGCTGCAGcgtctctgcctcctccccggGCAGCAGTCTGCAGGGTCACCGAGAGAAGGCAGAGCCTCCAAGTTGCTCCATTGCCAAGGTCTCCTCCTCCCTGGAACTGGTCGTCCCCCAGTCGGCCCCCTCCATTGTGGGGCCAGGGCCGGGGCTCCAGTGGTCACCACAGCCTCCGTCCCCCGGGGTTGATGCTcctgggctgggcaggaggcGCCTCTCCTTCCAGGCCGAGTACTGGGCCTGTGTGCTACCAGACTCCCTGCCTCCTTCGCCCGACCGCCACTCTCCGCTCTGGAACCCGAATAAAGAGTATGAAGATCTGCTGGACTATACTTACCCACTTAGGCCCAAACCTCAACTCCCAAAGCACCTTGACAGCCATATACTGGCTGACCCTGTCCTGCAGGACTCAGGTGTAGACCTGGATAGCTTTTCTGTTTCCCCAGCAAGTACCCTGAAGTCACCCACTAATGGCTTCCAGAATTGCCCATCAGCGGAGGCCTCCGCCCTGCCATTCTCTAGGCCCAGAGAGCCAAGCCTTATGCGGTGGCCCTCTGGAGTACCCCAGAAGCAGGGCAGCGTTGGTTTGGCATCTTGTAACCAGCTCACATCTacccccagagccccaggcagtAGGGATGCTCCTTGGGAGAGCAGAGAGCCAGCCCCGAGGGGTGTGAAGGACTGGCTCCCCATGGGCAAGCACCTTGAGGTCGGTTCTCCCCAGCTGAGGACCTGGGACAGAGGGTGGCCTTTGcccaggacagagagagagaagggggccagCCAGGGCGTCTGGCACCCTGCCTGCACAGAGTCTGGGTGGAAATCAGAAGAGGAGGTAGAAAGTGATGACGAGTACCTTGCCCTGCCCACTCGGCTGACACAGGTTTCTAGTTTGGTTTCATATCTAGGTTCCATTCCCACCTTGGTGACCCTGCCCACTGGGGCTGCCGAAGGGCAGACCTCCCCGGACGTGTCAGACAGTGATGGGCCAGCTTCCCTCCCATCAGACTCGAGCCAAAGCCAGCTTCCTTCTGGGGCTGCCTTCAGAGGGCTCAGGGGCCCCGAGGGCCAGAACCGCCGTTTGCTGCGCTCCTTCATCCAGGCAAGGGCCTCTGCAGGGGACGGCAGTGTGGGGAGCCGCCAGGCCCTGGGGGTCTCCGGACCGCTGGGAACACGCTCTTCCCTGCCAGCTGTGTGGGACCGGCGCGCATGCTTGGACCCAGATGCCACAGGGCAGCTTCCCgggaagggggagcagggagaagaatcGCTCGTGCAGTGTGTGAAG ACATTCTGCTGTCAGTTGGAAGAGCTGATCCGCTGGCTGCATAACATAGCGGACGTTACAGACCACTTGATTCCATCCAAGTCCAATCTTACAGGTCTCAAGTCTTCTCTGCAGCTTTACCGG CAATTTAAGAAAGATATAGATGAACACCAGTCCCTGACGGAGAGCGTCTTACAGAAAGGGGAGATTCTTCTTCAGTGCCTGTTGGATAACACCCCAG TGTTAAAAGATGTCCTCGGGAGGATCTCGAAGCAGCCCAGTGAGCTGGAGAGCCATGCAGATCGCCTATATGATGCTATCTTAGCTTCTCTGGACATGCTGGCCGGCTGCACCCTCATCCCGGACAAGACGTCCATGGCACACAAGAGTACGGATGTGAAGGGGATGCGCCTA gCATCTTCTCAAGCAGATATGTAA